From Neobacillus sp. PS2-9, the proteins below share one genomic window:
- a CDS encoding LysE family translocator translates to MLTFILVVLVLFLIPGPAVLLTVTQTAKGGRKAGIITGVGIAVGDLIHTVAAVFGLSAILMTSALAFEIVKYLGAAYLIFLGIKSLLEKTKALEEKPVTDTIKTDPSVPFRQALLIELLNPKTALFFLAFLPQFVHPNGTPVVYQLLILGLTFVLMSILYTTLLSFLTSSIGKRLYSNKNSNFTRWQGKVVGAIYIGLGLQLVLQSQK, encoded by the coding sequence GTGCTTACTTTCATATTAGTTGTTTTAGTATTATTCCTGATTCCTGGGCCTGCTGTTTTACTCACTGTCACACAAACAGCAAAAGGCGGAAGAAAAGCAGGCATCATTACTGGAGTGGGAATAGCTGTCGGAGATTTAATTCATACCGTTGCGGCTGTTTTTGGTCTGTCAGCCATTTTAATGACATCCGCTTTAGCTTTTGAGATCGTGAAATATTTAGGTGCAGCCTATTTGATTTTCTTAGGAATCAAATCGTTACTCGAGAAAACGAAAGCCCTCGAAGAAAAACCAGTAACCGATACAATAAAGACTGATCCTTCGGTGCCATTTCGTCAGGCATTGCTTATTGAGCTGCTTAATCCAAAAACAGCGCTTTTTTTCTTAGCTTTCCTGCCACAGTTCGTTCATCCTAACGGCACACCTGTAGTATATCAACTGTTAATTCTTGGACTTACATTTGTGCTGATGAGCATCTTGTATACGACTCTTTTATCCTTCCTTACTAGTTCAATCGGGAAACGATTATATTCTAATAAGAATAGTAATTTCACTCGCTGGCAGGGAAAAGTCGTTGGAGCAATTTATATTGGTTTAGGGCTGCAGCTGGTATTGCAAAGCCAGAAATAA
- a CDS encoding beta-mannanase, translating to MLNWETISSPNLEIKDIKKTIRDSEVHLSWFWSKEIDFVYIYKAVADQVCPINELNEADLKLYTREEYKANQGYIGRMDSIGRYAYRIFPCQKQDGKLIVYRQENEQNLIYVSGSKARVYFSITYKNKLFQPKKRVKMSIMTELPLDKELLVYVKKRGGVPVSVDDGTVYPFVRDFPSGKTLSPEIEINKDEYIRIFFSNGKKSAEMYELIPE from the coding sequence TTGCTGAACTGGGAAACCATTTCTTCTCCTAATCTTGAAATTAAAGACATAAAAAAGACCATACGAGATTCCGAGGTTCATTTATCCTGGTTTTGGTCAAAGGAAATCGACTTTGTCTACATATATAAAGCAGTTGCAGACCAGGTCTGTCCCATTAATGAACTGAATGAAGCTGATTTAAAGCTCTACACCCGTGAGGAATATAAGGCCAATCAAGGCTATATTGGCAGAATGGATAGCATCGGCCGCTATGCCTACCGCATTTTCCCCTGCCAAAAACAGGACGGAAAACTCATTGTTTATAGACAGGAAAACGAGCAGAATCTCATCTATGTATCCGGATCAAAGGCAAGAGTTTATTTTTCCATTACCTATAAAAATAAACTCTTTCAGCCAAAGAAACGCGTAAAGATGAGTATTATGACCGAGCTTCCGCTAGATAAGGAACTGTTAGTGTACGTAAAAAAAAGGGGCGGTGTGCCAGTATCGGTCGACGATGGAACGGTGTATCCCTTTGTTCGCGACTTTCCTTCAGGGAAAACACTGTCGCCTGAAATCGAAATCAATAAAGATGAATATATACGAATCTTTTTTAGTAACGGAAAGAAATCAGCTGAAATGTATGAACTGATACCTGAATAG
- a CDS encoding vWA domain-containing protein, which yields MPVRKFSFLFFVFSVIAGFVGAIAGEWLIGTYYGVWPNILLMGAYFGQLALFTGLFCLIAELITPLINGRSWRLEYSGLSWKVLLPSTLVMLFTAGLIFQFLYSLNFSSVKPPDDIVMVMDISDSMNKTDPRHESLKAAGKLISTMEPHHRASVISFNENASITKSMFNINDQAERMDAIDQINHLKASGSTDIGKALDTAMKEINDHQQAGRKPMVILFSDGYSELNLDAVVEPYQDKDIIINTIGMSKIDRGGAQLLKLIASRTGGSFYDVKKANELTSVFERIYLENQDRLLVTERHGLFKDSLYLAVLRVLFMILIGGLFGLALGILFDNRYLVKSYGITGLISGLLAGLVLELGLQNQMQSGFSYRLAAAILLTALTALGTMIIPIREKLAGGTSRHFGGVDFTSRNSSAKREPYKKGF from the coding sequence ATGCCTGTCCGTAAATTTAGTTTCCTCTTTTTTGTTTTTAGTGTCATTGCAGGCTTTGTTGGCGCTATTGCTGGCGAATGGTTAATAGGCACTTACTATGGTGTTTGGCCTAATATTCTGTTGATGGGTGCTTATTTTGGACAGCTTGCCTTATTTACCGGGCTCTTTTGCCTAATTGCTGAACTGATTACACCTCTAATAAATGGACGCAGCTGGCGCTTAGAATATTCGGGTTTATCCTGGAAGGTCCTTTTGCCGTCCACCCTTGTGATGCTGTTTACTGCTGGTCTTATTTTTCAATTCCTTTATTCACTTAATTTTTCAAGTGTGAAACCACCCGACGATATTGTTATGGTCATGGATATTTCGGACAGCATGAATAAAACCGATCCGCGCCACGAAAGCTTGAAGGCAGCAGGAAAGCTCATTTCTACGATGGAGCCACATCATCGTGCGTCTGTTATTTCTTTTAATGAAAACGCGTCTATTACCAAATCAATGTTTAACATTAACGATCAAGCGGAGCGTATGGATGCAATTGATCAAATCAATCACTTGAAAGCTAGTGGCAGTACAGATATTGGCAAGGCCTTAGATACGGCAATGAAGGAAATCAACGATCATCAGCAAGCCGGTCGAAAACCGATGGTCATTCTTTTTTCTGATGGCTATAGCGAGCTGAACCTGGATGCAGTGGTTGAGCCTTATCAAGACAAGGATATCATCATTAATACCATTGGCATGAGTAAAATTGACAGGGGCGGTGCCCAGCTCCTAAAGTTAATTGCCTCCCGGACTGGTGGTTCCTTCTATGACGTCAAAAAGGCCAATGAGCTCACAAGCGTATTTGAAAGAATTTATTTAGAAAATCAAGACCGTTTGCTTGTGACCGAGCGGCACGGATTGTTTAAAGACAGTCTCTATCTCGCCGTTCTTCGGGTACTTTTCATGATACTGATTGGTGGTTTGTTTGGATTAGCATTAGGCATTCTCTTTGATAACCGCTATTTGGTAAAAAGCTACGGGATCACTGGTCTTATTTCGGGATTATTGGCCGGGCTCGTGCTTGAGCTTGGGTTGCAAAATCAAATGCAATCCGGCTTTTCCTATCGACTAGCTGCTGCGATTCTCTTAACAGCTTTAACTGCTCTTGGCACGATGATCATTCCGATACGGGAAAAACTTGCTGGTGGCACATCCCGTCATTTCGGCGGAGTAGACTTTACATCAAGAAATTCCTCAGCCAAGCGCGAGCCCTATAAGAAGGGTTTTTAA